TTAATTTTCCATTGTGCAGAGAGAGAGGGATTCGAACCCCCGGTAGGTTGCCCTACAACGGTTTTCAAGACCGCCGCATTCGACCACTCTGCCATCTCTCTGTGTGTTACGGCGTATCCGAAACGTGGTGCAAAGGTAAACAGATTTATTTCACCTGCAATAGTCTGTTAAAAATATTATTTGATTTTATTTTTCAATAATTCAATCGAAATAAATAACTGCTTCTTTATTAGAATATTGACTTATTTAAAATTATGAAAAAAAATTTGTCAGGATGAAGTATATTTTTTCTCCGAATTCTAAAATTGATGTTTTCACAAATCTTCTCTAAATCTTATTTCAATAATTTCTTTTGTTAGTTCTTTGATTTTGTAACGCTCATCCGTCCTTAAACCAATCACCCAAAGAATATCTCCATTTCCATTGCACAAAACTTTCGCTTTCTGCTTTTGATTTACATTTAATTTTAAATCAATGAAAAGGTCACTGACTTTTTTTCTTTTCCCTTTCATTCCGAAAGGGAAAAATGCATCGCCTTTTGTCCAGGTTCTTATAACTAGCGGAAAAACCAATTGGGAAAAATCAAGAAAGATTGAACTGGTTTTCTTATCAATTTTGAATATGTCCGATTTTGAAAATTTTCGTAATTCAAACGTCAACTTACCCGTTTTAAATATTCCTTCTTGATAATCAGTTATTAATTCCTCCTCAGCCTCCGAATCTTCCTTTTTTGAAACAATAAAAGAATCTCTGTCTTTTAAAACCAGATGCGTAGCGGAGTGAAATACTTTTCCGGATATTCCTTTGGCTGCCAAAAACATCTCCTGAGCTTGTATATAACTAAAACCAAAATCCTGTAAAATGAACCAGAGCCCATATGCAGGTTCAGGAGAATTTAAAATTGCTTTGATTGAAACATATAAATCCCCATCGATCTCTTTGGTTACTTCTTTTTGCCAAACTTTCAGAAAACTGTTTAATAATATTTCTGCTGATCCGAGTCGTTGGGACGTAACGCCAAAGGTTTTTTCCAAAGACGGATTCATTCTTTTCAAGACCGGCACAACTTCATGTCTGATTAAATTACGCTTATAGTCGTTGCTAAAATTTGAGCTATCTTCCCGAAACACCAATTGATTATCAGATACATATTGCAAAATCTGTTCTTTTGAAGCAAATAATAACGGACGTATTAAATGTTGATTCAAAACAGAAATCCCATGTAATCCTGCAAGTCCGGTACCTCTGGTCAGATTCAGTAATACAGTTTCAAAGGCATCGTTGGCATGATGTGCAGTTGCAACAAAATCTATATTTTGAGTTTTCCTTACTTCTCCAAACCATTGATAGCGTAAATCTCTGGCAGCCATTTGTGTAGAAATACCTTTTTCGACAGCAATTTTTTTGGTCTCAAACCGAGTCACAAAAAATGGAAAATTGTATTGTTCAGCAAGTTGTCTCACAAATAATTCGTCCCCATCCGATTCTGCATCTCTAAGGCCAAAATTGCAATGCGCAATGCTGGCCGCAAAACCGGCACGGTAAAATAAATCAGCTAAAACTACGGAATCTGCTCCTCCGCTCACTGTTAAAAGAGTCGATTTCTCGGAGAGATCCAGCTTTTGTTGGTTAATAAAAGTTAAAAAAGACTCCAACATGATCTGAAGAGATGTATTTGGTGTAATTTTGGCAAAATATCAACAGATATCTTTTACCGCAATCACAATGAATCAGGTACAATTTCCTATTTCAAAGGTAAAAGAAACCATAGCAACATGAAGAAAAAATTATTTATAAAAGTTTGCAACCCTTTTAAACTTTTACGCGTCATATCTATCAAAGACCAGGTTATACGATTGACGTTCTTTACTTTATTGTTTGCCTCGCCATATGTTGTGGCTCAGCAGGTTATCCCTCCTACCCAGGGCGGACAACAGTCTGATATTGTAGAGCTTTTAAAATCTGATGAACTGGAACTGATCAGTGAAAACGGAGTAGATAGTCGCCGTGTCACCAATGGAGTTTTCAAACATAAAGGTGCGTTAATGTACAGC
The nucleotide sequence above comes from Dyadobacter subterraneus. Encoded proteins:
- the tilS gene encoding tRNA lysidine(34) synthetase TilS → MLESFLTFINQQKLDLSEKSTLLTVSGGADSVVLADLFYRAGFAASIAHCNFGLRDAESDGDELFVRQLAEQYNFPFFVTRFETKKIAVEKGISTQMAARDLRYQWFGEVRKTQNIDFVATAHHANDAFETVLLNLTRGTGLAGLHGISVLNQHLIRPLLFASKEQILQYVSDNQLVFREDSSNFSNDYKRNLIRHEVVPVLKRMNPSLEKTFGVTSQRLGSAEILLNSFLKVWQKEVTKEIDGDLYVSIKAILNSPEPAYGLWFILQDFGFSYIQAQEMFLAAKGISGKVFHSATHLVLKDRDSFIVSKKEDSEAEEELITDYQEGIFKTGKLTFELRKFSKSDIFKIDKKTSSIFLDFSQLVFPLVIRTWTKGDAFFPFGMKGKRKKVSDLFIDLKLNVNQKQKAKVLCNGNGDILWVIGLRTDERYKIKELTKEIIEIRFREDL